Within Bacillus sp. Marseille-Q1617, the genomic segment AAGAGTCATTTCCATTATTTTCACTCCACATTGAGTCTGAATGAACCCGTTGGCAGAAAACTTGATTTTTTGATTCAGGAGATGAACAGGGAAGTAAATACCATCGGTTCAAAAGCGAATGATTCAAACATCACGGCTTCCGTGGTAGAGTTGAAATCTACGCTTGAAAAGCTTCGGGAACAAGTACAAAATGTAGAATAAGAAGTTTAGTTTATTCGGAATACGGAGAAACTAAGCTATTGATTAGGAGGAGCGTCATGTCTATTAAGCTCATCAATATAGGGTTTGGAAATATTGTATCAGCCAATCGGATCATCTCGATTGTCAGTCCTGAGTCTGCGCCGATAAAGCGTCTAATTCAAGATGCAAGAGACCGGGGTACTTTAGTGGATGCTACATACGGAAGAAGAACCAGGGCAGTCATCATCACCGATAGTGATCATGTCATATTATCAGCTGTTCAACCCGAAACAGTTGCTCACCGCTTAACTGATAAAGAGGATTTGCAAGAAGAAGGGCAGGGTAAATAAATGAATGAAAAAGGATTGCTGATCGTACTTTCCGGCCCATCTGGAGTAGGAAAAGGAACAGTGCGTAAGGCGATTTTTTCCCAAGAAGATACGAAATTTGAATACTCCATTTCGATGACGACCCGCAAGCCGCGGGAGGGAGAGGTAGACGGAGTTGATTATTTCTTTAAATCAAGAGAAGAATTTGAAGCATTGATCGAACAGGGGAAGCTGCTTGAGTATGCTGAATTTGTAGGTAACTATTACGGCACTCCGGTCGACTATGTCCGTGAGACAATCAACAAAGGAAAA encodes:
- the remA gene encoding extracellular matrix/biofilm regulator RemA, whose amino-acid sequence is MSIKLINIGFGNIVSANRIISIVSPESAPIKRLIQDARDRGTLVDATYGRRTRAVIITDSDHVILSAVQPETVAHRLTDKEDLQEEGQGK